From Cloacibacillus sp.:
TTGATAAAAAACCCTGACGCATATCAACGCATTTTATTCCTTCGTTTATAAGATGATTGGTGAGCTGTGTGGCATTATACGGGTCTTCCGCAAGCTCGAGCACCTGATAATCTTTCGCAAAGCGCAGAATGTCGCTCTCTATGAAGTCATAATCTATTGATCTGCCTGGAGTGAGCGTGATATAACCGTCTTTCGCCCACTGGACATATTCCGCGCGATCTCGCACGCATTTCTTTTCGATGCCGTCTTCCGGCAGGTAATAGCGCCATATTGCTTTTATACATCCGTCTTCCCACGGGAATATCCCGCAGATGCTTGAAATGTCGCTGACCGAAGAGAGGTCGGCCCCGAGGTAGCATTTTCGGCCCGAAAGAGCTTGCGCGTCGATTTTGCCCGCAGATGCCCTCCAGTCGTCATAATTTATCCAAGCTACAGAGCTAAAGGTCCAGACATTCATACGCTTTATGAGAAAATCATTTAAAGCGCTGCTGTCATTTTTTGCCGTTACGCACCTGTCTTTGAGTTCGTCTATATCAAGTGCGGCGCCAAGAGAAGAATTTGATTTGATATAGACCTTTGGATTCGTCCAATCGTCGCCGTCATCAAGAGTGTAAATGATACCCAAGAGACGTTCGTCTTTTATAACGCCGCGCAAAATATTTTCAACGTAGTCGTGCATGTCGCGGCAGGCGCTCTTCATTTCAAATCCTGCGGTGGTGATGATAAGTAAAAGTGGCTGTTCACGCGCTCCGGTCGCGGTATTCAGAACTTCATACAGCTCACGGTTTTTATGGGCATGATATTCGTCAATAATAGCGCAGCTTACGTTAAGCCCATCTAGTGTGTTTGACTCCGATGATAACGGTCTAAATATTGACACCGTATCCTCAATGACAATAGAGTTGCGGTAAATTTTTGCGTATTTTTTCAAATATCGTGACTGGCGTATGATTTGCTTTGCCGCTTCGTGTACGATTTTCGCCTGTTCCCGCTGGGTCGCGGCTGAATATACCTGTGCTGCAGATTCGCCGTCCATGTCTAGCATGTACAGTCCGATGCCAGCGACCCAAAAGGTCTTGCCATTTTTTCTGGCAACCTCTATATATGCCGTTCGAAAGCGCCTTAGTCCAGTTTTTTAACTTTCCAGCCAAAAAGTATGTAGGTTATGGCTTGCTGCCACGGGAGCATTGTAAAAGGGCGACTCGCCCATTTTCCTTCAAAGTGCCGATATTCGTTAAAGGCGTTGATTGCGATTTCTCCAGCTTCAGGGTCGAAATAATACTGGTTGAGCTTTTTTATGTCATTAAGATGCCGCTTTATGGCAAGTTTCACCCATTTACATACGGTGACCGTCCCTTCCGCTACATCTTATATGTACGTTTCCGCCCATTTTCGGCTATTCTCTGAGGCAATTACGGGTTTTACGCTGTTTTTTTCGCATTTCTTCATACTCGCTTTCACCGTCCTCAAATACGGCGGCGTCAACGGGCTGCATTACGCGCCGTTTCAACGACGGCGTTAGAGCAAATTCCGCCTCAAGCCGCGATAGCTCTTGTTGAGCATCCCGCATGATTCGCCATGACGGGTTATATCGTTCATTCGATTTGCCCTTGTTAAGGATTTGCCCGCGCTCCCCCACATCTCTGGCGGCGTCGGTATAGATGGTAAGCAAGTCATGATAACGCACAAAAGCAAGGCGGTCGCTCATTTTTACAACGCCGGCCTTTATAAGGTTGTCCCATAATTCGCCCGGCGACGGCAAGTAGTTATAATCTTCTATGGGCTGCGCGTCAATTTCGAGTGTTGCCGGCGGCGCTTCTTTTTTGTGATGACTTCTTCCGACAAGTTCTTTTGGCTCTGCTGGTTTCGGTTTTCTCCCTCGAGTTACCATTTTTCACCACCGCCCACCTTGAATAAAGTTCACAATTCACTTAACAAGTTTAGTTTTTTTAAGCAATTTTGGGCGCGATTACGAATCTGCTCGCCACCGGTCTAGGATTCTTGGTCTGTCCGAGATTTAATCTCCCCCTACCCCTGTGCGAAATCACTCAAACGCTCACGCCGCTTACGTTCATTCTCTGTCTTCTCTGCGTGTCAGTAACGACAAAGAGATTGAAGATTATCGCTTGCGATCATAGAACCACCATCGGAAATTTCAACGATGTGATCAACGACTTCGGCTTGTCGGATAATGCCGCGCTCGTAACATATACGGCATAAAGGATGCCGCGCCATAAAAGCGTTCCGTATCTTCTGCCAACGCGCCGTATGATAAAAACGATGAGAGACAGGGCGTGCGCTATCATATCGCCTACACTGTTCGACGTTTATATGAAGCGGTGCGTGCAGTACGCAATATGAGGCATCTGGCGGTATCGCGCGTCTGCACCCGGGATGATTGCATATCTTCATTGCTCGCTCCGGCATTCTTACCACCTACTATTTATATTCAAACCATTTCAAGCATTAAAAAATCGCTTCCAGATATGAGGGAAGCGATTAATCGAACTATAGTATTCGTATTACAATTAAAATATTAACAATATTTTTCTATTACATTGACGCACTTCTTAATTAAGGTTTCTCCATCTGGATCTAGTTCTACCTCCAATATTGACGTGCCGCTTTCAAGATCATCAAGTTCGGATGGCGTTAAATCATGATCGAAAAAAAAGCATCTTTCTTCAACTACTTTATTTAATGCGTCTAATAATTCCCTACTACGCTTTGAATCAATATAACAATTGCCAGTTGGAGTTTCATTTTTCAAAATAATAGTTTTAAAATCAGCGAGGAGACCCTCTGAGTATATAACTTTTTTCTTCTGTGGTAAATTTTTCATACTTTCACCTCCTTTTTACCAAAGATATAATTTGATGAGCATATAACTGTGGCATTAATAACATATTTTAACAAAAAAAGAAAATTTGTCTACTGCATTCTGCTCCCATTATCTACATAATGAGTCAAGTGCGTGGCCGGATATGCCCGCACCTCGCGTGTAGGTTTACCATACCGCTGTTACAGACTCAATAAAAAAAGCAGCAGACCGTACAGCGAACTGTTAAGATTAAAGCGCCAACACTAATCGACAGGGGGCTGCGGGTCTGCATGAAGAAGTTAACACAGGATGTCAAGTTTAGGCAAGCACTGA
This genomic window contains:
- a CDS encoding terminase TerL endonuclease subunit; this encodes MKSACRDMHDYVENILRGVIKDERLLGIIYTLDDGDDWTNPKVYIKSNSSLGAALDIDELKDRCVTAKNDSSALNDFLIKRMNVWTFSSVAWINYDDWRASAGKIDAQALSGRKCYLGADLSSVSDISSICGIFPWEDGCIKAIWRYYLPEDGIEKKCVRDRAEYVQWAKDGYITLTPGRSIDYDFIESDILRFAKDYQVLELAEDPYNATQLTNHLINEGIKCVDMRQGFLSMSPPTKGMQRIIMDGKFHHGNNPVSSWMINNCEVITDPAGNVKLDKVAKVKRRKIDGIIAAIMAYSRIDAEPVPGPSVYETRGIISFYILKGGVGM
- a CDS encoding P27 family phage terminase small subunit, translating into MVTRGRKPKPAEPKELVGRSHHKKEAPPATLEIDAQPIEDYNYLPSPGELWDNLIKAGVVKMSDRLAFVRYHDLLTIYTDAARDVGERGQILNKGKSNERYNPSWRIMRDAQQELSRLEAEFALTPSLKRRVMQPVDAAVFEDGESEYEEMRKKQRKTRNCLRE